The Malaclemys terrapin pileata isolate rMalTer1 chromosome 24, rMalTer1.hap1, whole genome shotgun sequence genome contains a region encoding:
- the POLE4 gene encoding DNA polymerase epsilon subunit 4 — protein sequence MAAAAEPGVGAAPPAEEPGSGSLCAAPLRLARLPLARVKALVKADPDVSLASQEAVFVLARATELFVETIAKDAYVYAQQGKRKTLQRKDLDNAIEAIDEFAFLEGTLD from the exons atggcggcggcggcggagccGGGAGTCGGGGCCGCGCCCCCCGCGGAGGAGCCGGGCTCGGGGTCGCTGTGCGCGGCCCCGCTGCGCCTGGCGCGGCTGCCCCTGGCCCGGGTGAAGGCGCTGGTCAAAGCCGACCCCGACGTGAGCCTGGCTAGCCAGGAGGCCGTGTTCGTCCTGGCCCGGGCCACG GAGTTGTTTGTTGAAACCATAGCTAAAGATGCTTATGTGTATGCTCAGCAAGGAAAAAGGAAAACTCTGCAAAGGAAAGACTTGG ATAATGCCATTGAAGCTATTGATGAATTTGCTTTTCTGGAAG GTACTTTGGACTGA
- the LOC128828944 gene encoding uncharacterized protein LOC128828944, whose translation MCRSHCSSQRINSHQSGFPKHSSMLDFLRTKKLQDRQMELPLSTGAERSCPLDSHCEPTRVHVERVLLFEGVQEVEVIEACQCNASPEECLRLPSLKTFFPDTPLEFTVDVGKCSNPAHARDGLFCAPTKFDGVLIKSPNGVEVVQTLENCEMKETCYRVSYVEYYYEIIHNSAGDREERLKEIDVGRCLGSCTSGNHCLLRDSQNGEKCLVWAEGASSHCVPHQYNTHTFKSRSGNIRTIFAIQKCNCGSY comes from the exons ATGTGCAGGTCCCACTGTTCATCCCAAAGGATAAACTCACATCAGTCTGGATTTCCCAAACATTCCTCTATGCTGGACTTTCTTAGAACTAAAAAG TTGCAGGATCGGCAGATGGAGCTGCCTCTGTCGACTGGAGCAGAACGTTCCTGCCCTTTGGATTCCCATTGTGAACCCACTAGAGTTCACGTGGAGCGGGTACTGCTGTTTGAAGGGGTTCAGGAAGTGGAAGTGATTGAGGCCTGCCAGTGTAACGCAAGCCCAGAGGAGTGTCTACGGCTGCCATCCCTGAAAACCTTCTTTCCGGACACCCCATTGGAGTTCACGGTGGATGTTGGAAAATGCTCCAATCCAGCCCATGCAAGAG ACGGACTCTTCTGTGCACCTACAAAGTTTGATGGTGTTCTGATCAAAAGCCCAAATGGTGTTGAGGTGGTTCAAACTCTGGAAAACTGTGAAATGAAAGAAACCTGCTATAGAGTTTCCTATGTGGAATATTATTATGAAATCATACACAActctgctggggacagagaggagcGACTGAAG GAAATTGATGTGGGCCGGTGCTTGGGGAGCTGCACCTCAGGGAATCACTGCCTGCTTAG GGATTCGCAGAATGGAGAGAAATGCCTGGTTTGGGCGGAAGGTGCCTCCAGCCATTGTGTCCCTCACcagtacaacacacacacattcaagaGCCGCAGTGGCAACATCCGCACCATCTTCGCCATCCAGAAGTGTAACTGTGGGAGTTATTAG